Proteins co-encoded in one Papaver somniferum cultivar HN1 chromosome 5, ASM357369v1, whole genome shotgun sequence genomic window:
- the LOC113283353 gene encoding uncharacterized protein LOC113283353 isoform X2 — translation MVENTNNHVTRVLFCGPYFPASHNYTREYLQKYPFIQVDDVPLDDVPNVIDKYHICVVKNRRIDSNDIARATQMKLIMQFGVGLEGVDVKAATDHGIKVARIPGNVTGNSASCAEMAIYLMLGLLRQQKEMENVVKQKRLGEPAADTLFGKTVFIMGFGNIGNDLANRLRPFGVKILATKRSWQVKSRDSSLSNGSPALGMEHDDIGGLVDKKGGPEDLYDFAQEADIVVTCLLMNSETAGIVDKKFVSAMKKGAMLVNIARGGLLDYDAVKSHLESGHLGGLGIDVAWTEPFDPDDPILKLQNVLITPHVAGVTEYSYRAMAKVVGNTALELHAGTPLTGVEFVN, via the exons ATGGTTGAGAATACTAACAACCATGTCACGCGTGTGCTATTTTGTGGGCCTTATTTTCCCGCTTCTCACAACTATACAAGGGAATATTTGCAGAAGTATCCATTTATTCAG GTTGATGATGTCCCCCTTGATGATGTGCCAAACGTTATTGATAAATATCACATTTGTGTTGTGAAAAATCGACGCATAGATTCAAATGATATTGCTCGTGCAACTCAGATGAAGCTTATAATGCAATTTGGGGTTGGCTTGGAAG GAGTTGATGTTAAGGCTGCTACTGATCATGGAATTAAAGTTGCTAGGATTCCTGGCAATGTTACTGGAAATTCAGCATCATGTGCAGAAATGGCCATATATCTGATGTTAGGTCTCCTGCGGCAACAA AAGGAGATGGAAAATGTCGTGAAACAGAAAAGGTTAGGGGAGCCTGCTGCAGATACCCTTTTTGGAAAAACA GTCTTCATTATGGGATTTGGAAATATCGGGAATGACTTGGCTAACCGCTTGCGACCATTTGGTGTTAAAATCCTTGCAACAAAGCGAAGTTGGCAAGTAAAATCTCGAGATTCTTCTCTATCAAACG GTTCCCCGGCTTTGGGTATGGAACACGATGACATTGGAGGTCTGGTTGATAAGAAGGGTGGTCCAGAAGATCTATATGATTTTGCCCAGGAGGCCGACATAGTTGTGACTTGCTTGCTTATGAACAGTGAAACA GCTGGCATAGTGGACAAGAAATTCGTTTCCGCAATGAAAAAG GGTGCTATGTTGGTTAATATTGCTCGAGGTGGTCTCCTGGATTATGATGCTGTTAAGTCCCACCTTGAGTCAGGTCACTTGGGTGGCCTTGGCATTGATGTTGCATGGACTGAGCCCTTCGATCCAGATGATCCGATTTTGAAGCTTCAAAATGTTCTAATCACCCCCCATGTTGCTGGAGTAACGGAATATTCGTACAGAGCTATGGCTAAG GTTGTTGGCAATACTGCACTTGAACTTCATGCGGGAACTCCATTGACAGgagtggagtttgtgaactga
- the LOC113283353 gene encoding uncharacterized protein LOC113283353 isoform X1: protein MLLRVLSTKQKFGSSNLPNIAIVAARFLHSTGFSGKGKIMVENTNNHVTRVLFCGPYFPASHNYTREYLQKYPFIQVDDVPLDDVPNVIDKYHICVVKNRRIDSNDIARATQMKLIMQFGVGLEGVDVKAATDHGIKVARIPGNVTGNSASCAEMAIYLMLGLLRQQKEMENVVKQKRLGEPAADTLFGKTVFIMGFGNIGNDLANRLRPFGVKILATKRSWQVKSRDSSLSNGSPALGMEHDDIGGLVDKKGGPEDLYDFAQEADIVVTCLLMNSETAGIVDKKFVSAMKKGAMLVNIARGGLLDYDAVKSHLESGHLGGLGIDVAWTEPFDPDDPILKLQNVLITPHVAGVTEYSYRAMAKVVGNTALELHAGTPLTGVEFVN, encoded by the exons ATGCTTCTCAGAGTTTTATCTACCAAACAAAAGTTTGGTAGTTCAAATCTCCCTAACATCGCCATTGTCGCTGCTCGTTTCCTTCACAG CACAGGTTTCTCAGGGAAGGGCAAGATAATGGTTGAGAATACTAACAACCATGTCACGCGTGTGCTATTTTGTGGGCCTTATTTTCCCGCTTCTCACAACTATACAAGGGAATATTTGCAGAAGTATCCATTTATTCAG GTTGATGATGTCCCCCTTGATGATGTGCCAAACGTTATTGATAAATATCACATTTGTGTTGTGAAAAATCGACGCATAGATTCAAATGATATTGCTCGTGCAACTCAGATGAAGCTTATAATGCAATTTGGGGTTGGCTTGGAAG GAGTTGATGTTAAGGCTGCTACTGATCATGGAATTAAAGTTGCTAGGATTCCTGGCAATGTTACTGGAAATTCAGCATCATGTGCAGAAATGGCCATATATCTGATGTTAGGTCTCCTGCGGCAACAA AAGGAGATGGAAAATGTCGTGAAACAGAAAAGGTTAGGGGAGCCTGCTGCAGATACCCTTTTTGGAAAAACA GTCTTCATTATGGGATTTGGAAATATCGGGAATGACTTGGCTAACCGCTTGCGACCATTTGGTGTTAAAATCCTTGCAACAAAGCGAAGTTGGCAAGTAAAATCTCGAGATTCTTCTCTATCAAACG GTTCCCCGGCTTTGGGTATGGAACACGATGACATTGGAGGTCTGGTTGATAAGAAGGGTGGTCCAGAAGATCTATATGATTTTGCCCAGGAGGCCGACATAGTTGTGACTTGCTTGCTTATGAACAGTGAAACA GCTGGCATAGTGGACAAGAAATTCGTTTCCGCAATGAAAAAG GGTGCTATGTTGGTTAATATTGCTCGAGGTGGTCTCCTGGATTATGATGCTGTTAAGTCCCACCTTGAGTCAGGTCACTTGGGTGGCCTTGGCATTGATGTTGCATGGACTGAGCCCTTCGATCCAGATGATCCGATTTTGAAGCTTCAAAATGTTCTAATCACCCCCCATGTTGCTGGAGTAACGGAATATTCGTACAGAGCTATGGCTAAG GTTGTTGGCAATACTGCACTTGAACTTCATGCGGGAACTCCATTGACAGgagtggagtttgtgaactga
- the LOC113279932 gene encoding uncharacterized protein LOC113279932: MEMVCERTGKKGESHKGKNYKYEKKTTMVYKTNSKKCECPFRIVFKRRHEDDIFRLYSIPDGRHNHPPPTSLYGHPAYARLKPHQMDKVRKMKGFRPLKILNEIRAEDKDNLSTISTINAAKATIKRTEWDGRFIMQQSEWLAETLNYAMQTKVGPDEKVTHIFLAHPRMVDLAQCFYQVLFIDCTYNTNKYNMPILNVVSHTSDKNSFTVCMVLCGKIRNRGLCLGVGTSEVDLPWRRDATGYIYG, from the coding sequence ATGGAAATGGTATGCGAGAGAACGGGTAAGAAGGGAGAAAGTCACAAAGGCAAGAATTACAAGTATGAGAAGAAGACGACTATGGTCTATAAAACAAATTCGAAGAAGTGTGAATGCCCGTTCAGGATTGTTTTCAAAAGACGCCATGAAGACGATATATTCCGATTGTATAGTATTCCGGACGGTCGTCACAACCATCCTCCACCCACAAGTTTATATGGACACCCTGCATATGCCCGGTTGAAACCACATCAGATGGATAAAGTTAGGAAGATGAAGGGATTTAGACCACTTAAGATCCTAAATGAAATAAGGGCGGAagataaggataacttgtccacCATTTCCACAATCAACGCCGCCAAAGCAACGATTAAGagaactgaatgggatggtaggttcattatgcaacaatcagagtggttagCAGAAACTCTTAACTACGCCATGCAAACTAAGGTGGGTCCGGATGAGAAAgtgactcatatttttcttgcACATCCAAGGATGGTGGATTTGGCTCAGTGTTTTTACCAGGTTCTATTCATAGATTGCACCTACaatacaaacaagtataacatgccgataTTGAACGTGGTTAGCCATACTTCGGATAAAAATTCATTCACCGTTTGCATGGTGCTTTGTggaaaaataagaaatagaggactATGTTTGGGCGTTGGAACAAGTGAGGTTGATTTACCGTGGAGAAGAGACGCCACAGGTTATATTTACGGataa